Proteins encoded within one genomic window of [Enterobacter] lignolyticus SCF1:
- the topA gene encoding type I DNA topoisomerase, whose amino-acid sequence MGKALVIVESPAKAKTINKYLGNDYVVKSSVGHIRDLPTSGSATKKSADSASTKTAKKPKKDERGALVNRMGVDPWHDWKAQYEVLPGKEKVVSELKQLAEKADHIYLATDLDREGEAIAWHLREVIGGDDTRYSRVVFNEITKNAIRQAFEKPGELNIDRVNAQQARRFVDRVVGYMVSPLLWKKIARGLSAGRVQSVAVRLVVEREREIKAFVPEEFWEIDASTTTPSGEVLPLQVSHYLDKPFRPVTRDETMAAVSLLEKARYSVVEREDKPTSSKPGAPYITSTLQQAASTRLGFGVKKTMMMAQRLYEAGYITYMRTDSTNLSQDALNMVRGYISDSFGKKYLPESANQYASKENSQEAHEAIRPSDVNVMAEALKDMETDAQKLYQLIWRQFVACQMTPAQYDSTTLTVAAGDYKLKARGRTLRFDGWTKVMPALRKGDEDRTLPPVKQGDALSLVELQPAQHFTKPPARFSEASLVKELEKRGIGRPSTYASIISTIQDRGYVRVENRRFYAEKMGEIVTDRLEENFRELMNYDFTAQMEDSLDQVANHQAEWKEVLNDFFGDFTRQLETAEKGPEEGGMQPNPMVLTSIDCPTCGRKMGIRTASTGVFLGCSGYALSPKERCKTTINLVPENEVLNVLEGDDAETNALRAKRRCAKCGTAMDSYLIDPKRKLHVCGNNPTCDGYEIEEGEFRIKGYDGPVVECEKCGSEMHLKMGRFGKYMACTNDDCKNTRKILRNGDVAPPKEDPVPLPELPCEKSDAYFVLRDGAAGVFLAANTFPKSRETRAPLVEELHRFRDRLPEKLRYLADAPQEDGQGNKTMVRFSRKTKQQYVASEKDGKATGWSAFFVDGKWQEAKK is encoded by the coding sequence ATGGGTAAAGCTCTCGTTATCGTTGAGTCCCCGGCAAAAGCCAAAACGATCAATAAGTATCTGGGTAATGACTACGTGGTGAAATCCAGCGTCGGTCATATCCGCGATTTGCCGACCAGTGGCTCAGCAACCAAAAAGAGCGCTGACTCTGCCTCCACCAAAACGGCTAAAAAGCCTAAAAAGGATGAACGTGGCGCGCTTGTCAACCGTATGGGCGTGGATCCATGGCACGACTGGAAAGCACAGTATGAAGTGCTGCCAGGCAAAGAGAAGGTAGTCTCAGAGCTTAAGCAGTTGGCCGAAAAGGCTGACCACATCTATCTCGCAACCGACCTTGACCGCGAAGGGGAAGCCATTGCATGGCACCTGCGGGAAGTGATCGGCGGTGACGACACGCGCTACAGCCGCGTCGTGTTTAACGAGATAACCAAGAATGCGATTCGTCAGGCGTTTGAGAAGCCGGGCGAGCTGAATATCGACCGCGTCAACGCCCAACAGGCGCGCCGCTTTGTCGATCGCGTGGTGGGGTATATGGTCTCCCCGCTGCTGTGGAAGAAAATCGCCCGCGGGCTTTCCGCAGGCCGCGTCCAGTCCGTTGCCGTGCGTCTGGTGGTCGAACGCGAGCGTGAAATTAAGGCGTTTGTCCCGGAAGAGTTCTGGGAAATCGACGCCAGCACCACGACGCCGTCCGGCGAAGTGCTGCCGCTGCAGGTGAGCCACTACCTCGATAAGCCGTTCCGTCCGGTCACCCGCGATGAAACCATGGCGGCGGTCAGCCTGCTTGAGAAAGCGCGCTACAGCGTGGTGGAACGTGAAGATAAGCCGACCAGCAGCAAGCCGGGCGCGCCGTACATCACCTCTACGCTACAGCAGGCGGCAAGCACCCGTCTGGGCTTTGGCGTTAAGAAAACCATGATGATGGCCCAGCGTCTGTACGAAGCGGGTTACATCACCTACATGCGTACCGACTCGACCAACCTGAGCCAGGACGCGCTGAACATGGTGCGCGGCTATATCAGCGACAGCTTCGGCAAAAAATATCTGCCGGAAAGCGCCAACCAGTACGCCAGCAAAGAGAACTCTCAGGAAGCGCACGAAGCGATTCGTCCCTCCGACGTCAACGTGATGGCGGAAGCGCTGAAGGATATGGAAACCGACGCGCAGAAGCTGTATCAGCTGATCTGGCGTCAGTTTGTCGCCTGCCAGATGACCCCGGCGCAGTATGACTCCACCACGCTGACCGTGGCTGCCGGGGATTACAAGCTGAAGGCCCGCGGCCGCACGCTGCGCTTTGACGGCTGGACGAAAGTGATGCCCGCGCTGCGTAAGGGCGATGAGGACCGTACGCTGCCGCCGGTGAAACAGGGCGATGCGCTGTCGCTCGTTGAGCTGCAGCCCGCCCAGCACTTTACCAAGCCGCCTGCGCGCTTTAGCGAAGCATCGCTGGTGAAAGAGCTGGAAAAACGCGGTATCGGCCGCCCGTCCACCTATGCGTCGATCATTTCGACGATTCAGGACAGGGGCTATGTCCGCGTCGAAAACCGCCGCTTTTATGCCGAGAAAATGGGGGAGATCGTCACCGATCGTCTGGAAGAAAACTTCCGCGAGCTGATGAACTACGACTTTACCGCCCAGATGGAAGACAGCCTGGACCAGGTGGCGAACCATCAGGCCGAGTGGAAGGAGGTGCTGAACGACTTCTTCGGCGACTTTACCCGCCAGCTCGAAACGGCGGAAAAAGGCCCGGAAGAGGGCGGCATGCAGCCGAATCCGATGGTGCTGACCAGCATCGACTGCCCGACCTGCGGACGCAAGATGGGTATTCGTACCGCCAGCACCGGCGTTTTCCTCGGCTGTTCCGGCTATGCGCTGTCGCCGAAAGAGCGCTGCAAGACCACCATTAACCTGGTGCCGGAAAACGAAGTGCTGAACGTGCTGGAAGGCGATGACGCGGAAACCAACGCGCTGCGCGCCAAACGCCGCTGCGCCAAATGTGGTACGGCGATGGACAGCTATCTCATCGATCCGAAGCGTAAGCTGCACGTCTGCGGCAACAACCCGACCTGCGACGGCTACGAGATTGAAGAGGGCGAGTTCCGCATCAAGGGGTACGACGGCCCGGTCGTTGAGTGCGAGAAATGCGGTTCGGAAATGCACCTGAAAATGGGGCGTTTCGGTAAGTACATGGCCTGCACCAACGACGACTGTAAGAATACCCGTAAAATCCTGCGCAACGGCGACGTGGCGCCGCCGAAGGAAGATCCGGTTCCGCTGCCGGAACTGCCGTGCGAAAAATCGGATGCGTACTTTGTGCTGCGCGACGGCGCGGCCGGGGTATTCCTGGCGGCGAACACCTTCCCGAAATCGCGTGAAACCCGTGCGCCGCTGGTTGAAGAGCTGCACCGCTTCCGCGATCGCCTGCCGGAAAAACTGCGCTATCTTGCCGATGCGCCGCAGGAAGACGGACAGGGCAACAAGACGATGGTGCGCTTTAGCCGTAAGACGAAGCAGCAGTATGTCGCGTCTGAAAAAGACGGAAAAGCGACCGGCTGGTCCGCCTTCTTTGTCGACGGGAAATGGCAGGAAGCGAAGAAGTAA
- a CDS encoding YciN family protein, which produces MQETSKPIDRQSLLAEANRLIREHEDTLAGIEATDVTQRNGVLIFSGEFYLDEQGLPTPKSTAVFNMFKYLAHALSEKYHLID; this is translated from the coding sequence ATGCAAGAGACATCCAAGCCTATCGATCGTCAATCTCTGCTGGCAGAAGCCAACCGCCTCATCCGTGAGCACGAAGACACCCTGGCCGGTATCGAAGCGACCGACGTTACCCAGCGTAACGGCGTGCTGATTTTCAGCGGCGAATTCTATCTGGATGAACAAGGCCTGCCGACGCCGAAAAGCACCGCGGTATTCAACATGTTTAAATACCTGGCGCACGCGCTGTCGGAGAAGTATCACCTGATCGATTAA
- the sohB gene encoding protease SohB, translated as MEILSQYGLFLAKIATVVVAIAVVAAFIVNLTQRKKQRGELKVTNLSEHYKALQEEMGAALLDAPQQKLWHKEQKKKLKQEVKAAKASAKKGIAAGDKSRVWVLDFKGSMDAHEVNALREEVTAVLAVVKPQDQVVLRLESPGGVVHGYGLAASQLQRLRDKQVPLTIAVDKVAASGGYMMACVGNKIVCAPFAIIGSIGVVAQIPNFNRFLKGKDIDIELHTAGQYKRTLTLLGENTEEGRQKFREDLNETHHLFKDFVHSMRPQLDIEQVATGEHWYGSQAKEKGLVDDIGTSDDLLLGLMKDHEVLNVRYLQRKKLLDRVTGSAAESADRLLMRWWQRGQKPMM; from the coding sequence GTGGAAATATTGTCTCAATATGGGTTGTTTTTAGCGAAAATCGCTACGGTTGTTGTGGCGATCGCGGTGGTTGCTGCATTTATCGTGAATCTTACCCAACGCAAGAAGCAGCGCGGTGAGCTGAAGGTAACCAATTTAAGTGAACACTATAAGGCGCTGCAGGAGGAGATGGGGGCAGCGCTGCTTGATGCGCCCCAGCAGAAGCTGTGGCACAAGGAGCAGAAGAAAAAGCTCAAACAGGAAGTGAAGGCCGCAAAGGCCAGTGCGAAAAAGGGGATTGCCGCTGGCGATAAGTCCCGCGTCTGGGTGCTGGACTTTAAGGGCAGTATGGACGCCCATGAGGTCAATGCGCTGCGCGAAGAGGTGACGGCGGTGCTGGCGGTGGTCAAGCCGCAGGATCAGGTGGTGCTGCGTCTGGAAAGCCCCGGCGGGGTGGTGCACGGTTACGGCCTGGCGGCTTCCCAGCTGCAGCGCCTGCGCGACAAGCAGGTCCCGCTGACCATCGCCGTAGATAAAGTGGCGGCGAGCGGCGGCTATATGATGGCCTGCGTGGGCAATAAAATTGTTTGTGCGCCGTTTGCCATTATCGGCTCCATCGGCGTGGTGGCGCAGATCCCTAACTTTAACCGCTTCCTGAAGGGTAAGGATATCGATATCGAGCTGCATACCGCCGGGCAGTACAAGCGTACGCTGACGCTGCTGGGGGAGAACACCGAAGAAGGGCGGCAGAAGTTCCGCGAGGATCTCAACGAGACGCACCATCTGTTTAAAGACTTCGTCCACAGTATGCGTCCGCAGCTGGATATCGAGCAGGTGGCGACCGGCGAGCACTGGTACGGCAGCCAGGCCAAAGAGAAGGGGCTGGTTGATGATATCGGCACCAGCGACGACCTGCTGCTGGGGCTGATGAAAGACCACGAGGTGCTGAATGTGCGCTACCTGCAGCGGAAAAAGCTGCTCGACCGTGTTACCGGCAGCGCGGCGGAGAGCGCCGACCGCCTGCTGATGCGCTGGTGGCAGCGCGGTCAGAAGCCGATGATGTAG
- a CDS encoding YciK family oxidoreductase: MHYQPQRDLLQQRIILVTGASDGIGREAALTYARYGASVILLGRNDDKLRAVAQQIQQEGGIAPQWFILDLLTCTPQECHTLAQKVAIHYPRLDGVLHNAGLLGDVSPMAEQKPEVWQDVMQVNVNGTFMLTQALLPLLLKSDAGSLVFTSSSVGRQGRANWGAYAASKFATEGMMQVLAEEYQGQLRVNCINPGGTRTGMRASAFPTEDPQKLKTPADIMPLYLWLMGDDSRRKTGMTFDAQPNRKPGISQ; this comes from the coding sequence GTGCATTACCAACCGCAACGCGATTTGCTGCAACAGCGCATCATCCTGGTGACCGGCGCCAGCGACGGCATTGGCCGCGAAGCCGCCCTGACCTACGCCCGCTATGGCGCAAGCGTAATTCTGCTTGGCCGTAATGACGATAAGCTGCGCGCCGTGGCGCAGCAGATCCAGCAGGAAGGCGGCATTGCGCCGCAGTGGTTCATCCTCGACCTTCTGACCTGCACGCCCCAGGAGTGCCACACTCTGGCGCAAAAAGTCGCCATTCACTATCCGCGGCTGGACGGCGTTTTGCATAACGCCGGGCTGCTGGGCGACGTATCGCCGATGGCGGAACAAAAGCCGGAAGTCTGGCAGGACGTGATGCAGGTTAACGTCAACGGCACCTTTATGCTGACCCAGGCGCTGCTTCCTTTATTACTGAAGTCTGACGCCGGTTCGCTGGTGTTCACCTCCTCAAGCGTCGGCCGCCAGGGACGCGCCAACTGGGGCGCCTATGCGGCCTCCAAGTTCGCCACCGAAGGCATGATGCAGGTGCTGGCGGAGGAGTACCAGGGGCAGCTGCGCGTGAACTGCATCAATCCGGGCGGCACCCGCACCGGGATGCGCGCCAGCGCCTTCCCGACGGAAGACCCGCAGAAATTAAAAACGCCAGCGGACATTATGCCGCTGTACCTGTGGCTGATGGGCGACGACAGCCGCCGTAAGACCGGTATGACCTTTGACGCCCAGCCAAACCGTAAACCAGGAATTTCACAATGA
- the cobO gene encoding cob(I)yrinic acid a,c-diamide adenosyltransferase, whose amino-acid sequence MTDERHRERQQRLKEKVEARVAGAQETRGILLVLTGNGKGKTTAAFGTATRAVGHGKKVGVIQFIKGQWPNGERNLLEPHGVEFQVMATGFTWNTQDRESDTAACLSVWQHARRMLADESLDLVILDELTYMVAYDYLPLEEVLSALRNRPHGQTAIVTGRGCHRDILEMADTVSELRPVKHAFDAGVKAQIGIDY is encoded by the coding sequence ATGACCGATGAACGACATCGCGAGCGCCAGCAGCGTCTGAAAGAAAAAGTAGAAGCCCGCGTCGCCGGGGCTCAGGAAACGCGCGGAATCCTTCTCGTGCTGACCGGCAACGGCAAAGGAAAAACCACCGCCGCCTTCGGCACCGCGACCCGCGCCGTCGGCCACGGCAAAAAAGTGGGCGTTATCCAGTTTATTAAGGGCCAATGGCCCAACGGCGAGCGCAACCTGCTGGAGCCGCACGGCGTCGAGTTTCAGGTCATGGCGACGGGATTTACCTGGAACACCCAGGACCGGGAAAGCGATACCGCCGCCTGCCTGAGCGTCTGGCAGCACGCGCGCCGGATGCTGGCCGATGAGAGCCTCGATCTGGTCATCCTTGACGAGCTGACCTATATGGTGGCCTATGACTATCTGCCGCTCGAGGAGGTGCTGAGCGCCCTGCGCAACCGTCCTCATGGCCAGACGGCGATCGTCACCGGCCGCGGCTGCCACCGCGACATCCTGGAGATGGCCGATACGGTGAGCGAACTGCGCCCGGTCAAACACGCGTTTGACGCCGGAGTTAAAGCGCAGATCGGCATCGATTACTGA
- the rluB gene encoding 23S rRNA pseudouridine(2605) synthase RluB produces MSEKLQKVLARAGHGSRREIESMIEAGRVSVDGKIATLGDRVEITPGLKIRIDGHLISVKESVEQICRVLAYYKPEGELCTRNDPEGRPTVFDRLPKLRGARWIAVGRLDVNTCGLLLFTTDGELANRLMHPSREVEREYAVRVFGQVDDNKVRELARGVQLEDGPAAFKTIKFTGGEGINQWYNVTLTEGRNREVRRLWEAVGVQVSRLIRVRYGDIPLPKGLPRGGWTELDLAQTNYLRELVELKPETESKVAVEKDRRRMKANQIRRAVKRHSQVNSKPARSTGRRASSRNSGSGS; encoded by the coding sequence ATGAGCGAGAAATTACAGAAAGTGCTGGCCCGTGCCGGTCACGGCTCGCGTCGTGAAATCGAATCCATGATCGAAGCCGGTCGCGTCAGCGTTGATGGCAAAATTGCCACCCTTGGCGATCGCGTTGAAATTACCCCTGGCCTGAAAATCCGTATCGACGGTCATCTTATCTCCGTCAAAGAATCCGTTGAGCAGATCTGCCGCGTGCTGGCGTACTACAAGCCGGAAGGCGAGCTCTGCACCCGTAACGATCCGGAAGGCCGTCCGACGGTGTTCGACCGTCTGCCGAAGCTGCGCGGCGCGCGCTGGATTGCGGTCGGGCGTCTGGACGTGAACACCTGCGGTCTGCTGCTGTTTACCACCGACGGCGAGCTGGCTAACCGCCTGATGCACCCGAGCCGCGAAGTTGAGCGTGAATACGCGGTGCGCGTGTTCGGCCAGGTCGACGACAACAAAGTGCGCGAACTGGCGCGCGGCGTGCAGCTCGAAGACGGCCCGGCGGCGTTTAAGACCATTAAGTTCACCGGCGGCGAAGGGATCAACCAGTGGTACAACGTCACGCTGACCGAGGGGCGCAACCGCGAAGTTCGTCGCCTGTGGGAGGCCGTGGGCGTCCAGGTCAGCCGTCTTATCCGCGTACGTTATGGCGACATTCCGCTGCCGAAAGGCCTGCCGCGCGGCGGCTGGACCGAACTCGATCTGGCGCAGACCAACTACCTGCGTGAGCTGGTCGAACTCAAGCCGGAAACCGAATCCAAAGTGGCGGTGGAAAAAGATCGCCGTCGTATGAAGGCGAACCAGATTCGCCGTGCGGTGAAGCGTCACAGCCAGGTAAACAGCAAGCCGGCGCGCAGCACCGGCCGTCGCGCCAGCAGCCGTAACAGCGGCAGCGGTTCATAA
- a CDS encoding L-threonylcarbamoyladenylate synthase: MSQFFYIHPENPQPRLINQAVEIVRKGGVIVYPTDSGYALGCKIEDKGAMERICRIRHLPDGHNFTLVCRDLSELSTYAYVDNVAFRLIKNNTPGNYTFILKGTKEVPRRLLQEKRKTIGMRVPSNPIAQALLEAIGEPMLSTSLMLPGSDFTESDPDEIKDRLEKQVDLIIHGGYLGQQPTTVIDLTDDAPVVLREGVGNVKPFQ, from the coding sequence ATGAGTCAGTTTTTTTATATTCATCCGGAAAACCCGCAGCCGCGCCTGATCAATCAGGCGGTGGAGATTGTGCGCAAGGGCGGCGTTATCGTCTACCCGACCGACTCCGGCTACGCACTGGGCTGCAAAATTGAAGACAAAGGCGCAATGGAGCGAATTTGCCGCATCCGCCACCTGCCGGACGGCCACAACTTTACCCTGGTGTGCCGGGATCTCTCCGAGCTGTCGACCTACGCGTATGTCGATAATGTGGCCTTTCGCCTGATTAAAAACAACACGCCGGGCAACTACACCTTTATCCTCAAGGGGACGAAAGAGGTGCCGCGCCGCCTGCTGCAGGAGAAGCGCAAAACCATCGGCATGCGCGTTCCGTCCAACCCGATAGCCCAGGCGCTGCTGGAGGCCATCGGCGAGCCGATGCTGTCGACCTCCCTGATGCTGCCCGGCAGCGATTTTACCGAATCCGACCCGGATGAAATCAAGGACCGCCTGGAGAAGCAGGTGGACCTGATTATCCACGGCGGCTATCTCGGCCAGCAGCCGACGACGGTTATCGATCTCACCGACGACGCGCCGGTGGTGCTGCGCGAAGGCGTGGGGAACGTGAAACCTTTCCAGTAA
- the rnm gene encoding RNase RNM, whose amino-acid sequence MSETSYAVIYDLHSHTTASDGCLTPEELVHRALAMRVGTLAITDHDSVAAIPAARAEIARAGLPLTLISGTEISTVWENHEIHIVGLNIDIAHPVLTAFLQQQTERRQQRAKLIAERLEKANIPGAWEGALRLADGGAVTRGHFARFLVEAGKASTMADVFKRYLARGKTGYVPPQWCTIDQAIDVIHHSGGKAVLAHPGRYNLSAKWLKRLLAFFSESGGDAMEVAQCQQAPHERAQLAAYARQYGLLASQGSDFHLPCPWIELGRKLWLPAGVESVWQSWEQPQKTNEREV is encoded by the coding sequence TTGAGCGAGACCTCTTACGCTGTGATTTATGATTTACACAGCCACACCACCGCCTCCGACGGTTGCCTGACGCCAGAAGAGCTGGTGCATCGCGCGCTGGCGATGCGCGTCGGCACGCTGGCTATCACCGACCATGACTCTGTTGCGGCCATTCCGGCGGCCCGCGCTGAGATAGCCCGGGCCGGGCTGCCGTTAACGCTGATTAGCGGCACAGAAATTTCCACCGTGTGGGAAAACCATGAGATCCACATTGTTGGTCTGAATATTGATATTGCGCATCCGGTGCTGACCGCGTTTTTGCAGCAGCAAACCGAACGGCGCCAGCAGCGGGCGAAGCTGATTGCCGAGCGGCTGGAGAAAGCGAATATCCCCGGCGCCTGGGAAGGGGCGCTGCGTCTTGCTGACGGCGGCGCCGTGACGCGCGGGCATTTCGCCCGTTTTCTGGTGGAGGCCGGTAAAGCCAGCACCATGGCCGACGTGTTTAAACGCTATCTGGCGCGCGGGAAAACCGGATATGTTCCGCCACAGTGGTGTACAATAGATCAAGCTATTGATGTGATTCATCATTCTGGCGGCAAGGCGGTACTGGCCCATCCGGGTCGCTATAACCTCTCCGCCAAGTGGCTGAAGCGGCTGCTGGCCTTTTTCAGCGAGAGCGGCGGCGATGCGATGGAAGTCGCGCAGTGCCAGCAGGCGCCCCACGAACGCGCACAACTCGCCGCTTACGCGCGCCAGTATGGTTTGCTGGCGTCACAGGGTTCGGATTTCCATCTGCCTTGTCCATGGATAGAACTCGGCCGTAAGCTGTGGCTCCCGGCCGGCGTGGAAAGCGTGTGGCAAAGCTGGGAGCAGCCCCAGAAGACGAACGAGAGGGAAGTATGA
- a CDS encoding anthranilate synthase component 1 translates to MQRPKPTLELLTRDAIYRENPTALFHQLCGARPATLLLESADIDSKDDVKSLLLVDSALRITALGDTVTIQALSDNGLALLALLDDALPAGVENRQQPHARVLRFPAVSSLLDEDARLCSLSVFDAFRLLQTLVTVPVAEREAMFFGGLFAYDLVAGFEDLPALESDTACPDYCFYLAETLLVIDHQSKTTRIQASLFTPSESEKQRLSQRIAQLSQQLNEPPLPLPVTRIDSMRCECNQSDDEYGAVVRKMQRAIRAGEIFQVVPSRRFSLPCPSPLAAYDVLKKSNPSPYMFFMQDNDFTLFGASPESSLKYDANSRQIEIYPIAGTRPRGRRADGSLDRDLDSRIELEMRTDHKELSEHLMLVDLARNDLARICTPGSRYVADLTKVDRYSFVMHLVSRVVGELRRDLDVLHAYRACMNMGTLSGAPKVRAMQLIAAAEGKRRGSYGGAVGYFTAHGDLDTCIVIRSAFVENGIATVQAGAGVVLDSVPQSEADETRNKARAVLRAIAQAHHAQEIF, encoded by the coding sequence ATGCAAAGACCAAAACCTACGCTCGAGCTCCTGACCCGTGACGCCATTTATCGCGAAAACCCGACGGCGCTGTTTCATCAGCTGTGCGGCGCCCGCCCGGCAACGCTGCTGCTGGAGTCCGCCGACATCGACAGTAAGGACGACGTAAAAAGCCTGCTGCTGGTCGACAGCGCGCTACGCATCACGGCATTAGGTGACACTGTCACTATTCAGGCGCTTTCTGACAACGGTCTGGCGCTGCTGGCGCTGCTCGACGATGCCCTGCCCGCCGGGGTGGAAAACCGGCAGCAGCCCCACGCCCGCGTGCTGCGCTTCCCGGCGGTCAGCAGCCTGCTGGATGAAGACGCCCGCCTGTGTTCGCTCTCCGTTTTCGACGCGTTTCGCCTCCTCCAGACGCTGGTCACCGTGCCGGTAGCAGAGCGCGAGGCCATGTTTTTCGGCGGCCTTTTCGCCTACGACCTGGTGGCCGGTTTTGAAGACCTGCCCGCGCTAGAAAGCGATACCGCCTGCCCGGACTACTGTTTCTACCTGGCGGAGACCCTGCTGGTCATCGACCATCAGAGCAAAACCACCCGTATTCAGGCGAGCCTCTTTACCCCATCGGAGAGTGAAAAGCAGCGCCTGAGCCAGCGTATCGCCCAGCTCAGCCAGCAGCTGAACGAGCCCCCGCTGCCGCTGCCGGTGACGCGCATCGACAGCATGCGCTGCGAATGCAACCAGAGCGACGACGAGTACGGCGCCGTGGTGCGCAAAATGCAGCGCGCGATCCGCGCCGGGGAAATTTTCCAGGTGGTGCCGTCCCGCCGCTTCTCGCTGCCCTGCCCGTCGCCGCTGGCGGCCTACGACGTGCTGAAGAAAAGCAACCCCAGCCCGTACATGTTCTTTATGCAGGATAACGATTTCACCCTGTTCGGCGCCTCGCCGGAAAGTTCGCTGAAGTACGACGCCAACAGCCGCCAGATTGAAATCTACCCGATTGCCGGCACCCGTCCGCGCGGCCGCCGCGCCGACGGTTCGCTGGACCGCGATCTCGACAGCCGCATCGAGCTCGAGATGCGCACCGACCATAAAGAGCTGTCGGAGCACCTGATGCTGGTGGATCTGGCCCGTAACGATCTGGCGCGCATCTGTACGCCGGGCAGCCGCTACGTCGCCGATCTCACCAAAGTAGATCGCTACTCGTTCGTGATGCACCTGGTCTCCCGCGTGGTCGGCGAACTGCGCCGCGACCTCGACGTGCTGCACGCCTACCGCGCCTGCATGAATATGGGCACCCTGAGCGGCGCGCCGAAGGTTCGCGCAATGCAGCTTATCGCGGCGGCGGAAGGCAAACGCCGCGGCAGCTACGGCGGCGCGGTCGGCTATTTCACCGCCCACGGCGACCTCGACACCTGCATCGTTATCCGCTCGGCGTTTGTCGAGAACGGCATCGCCACCGTCCAGGCGGGCGCAGGCGTGGTGCTGGACTCCGTTCCGCAGTCGGAAGCGGATGAAACACGCAACAAAGCTCGCGCGGTGCTGCGCGCTATCGCTCAGGCCCACCACGCACAGGAGATTTTCTGA